CTTCGCCCAGTTCCTCACCGGCCACCCCGGCACCCCTCTCCGGCAGTGCGTGCTGGCGGCGGAGGGTGCGCCGGACCCGGCGGCCGTCGGGGAAATGCGCCGGGAGGCGTTCCGGCACGGCATGGACGGGTGGGCCTTCCACGCCTGGTGGCGGCCCCGCAACGGCGAGGACGCCTCGGGCGGCGCCATGGCGGCGCGTTTTTTCATGCTGTTGCGCGCGGGGACGGGACAGTTTGGCGTGGATGCGGCGCGGATAACCGCCGGGGGGGAGCTGCTGGAACCAGCCGCATGGGTTAACGGGCTGGCGGTGCGGCTGGACGGTGTGGCGTATGCGGGGGACCTTCCTTTGACCGGGGGGGTGCGCGCGCCCCTGTTCCGGCGCAACGAAAAATGGACGCTGGCCCTGTGGGGCGAGGGCGGCGCGGCCAAGGCGGACATTCCCCTGGAGGGCGCGGCGGGGGTGGAGTGGAGCGACGCCCTGGGCAATCCCATGCCCGCGCCCGATCCGCCTTCACTGACGGCGGAGTCCGCGCCGGTGTACATCACCGGCACGGGGGGCGTGCTTCCCGGGCGCGCCGCCACGGCCCTGGCAAACAGCCTGGCCGGAGCCTTCCTCGGCAACGATGAATACAAGACATTGACCCTGAACGGCCTGCGCGAGGTGGTCACGGCCATCCATGCGGAAACAGGGGGCGCCTCGGGCCGTGCCCGCTTCCTGGACCTGCTGCGGCTGCTGCCCAAGGTCGAGGAACTGCGGCAGAACGGCCAGGCGCCCGCGCACACCGCGCTGCCCGCCCTGCACGACCTCGCCGCGCTCGCCCGCGCCCTCTGCCTGGTGGAGGACGACCGGGGCGAACTGTTTTTGGAGCCCCTGAACGACATCATTGCCCGCTGCGAGGAGTTGCAGTCGCTCTACCTGACGGGCACCACGGCCCATGACGACGGGCCGACACGCGGCGAGTGGCTCCTTTCGGAGGTGCGCCGCCTTGTGGACGAGGCGGAGGCGCTGGAGCAGGCGGGCCGCCGGGTTGAGGCCTCCGCCGTGGCCATGCTGGCCGAGGCGTGGGCGCAGGGGTTGGTGGTGGCGTCCAAAGCGCCCGCCGCCGCCCCGCCCGCTCTTGCGCCGGCTGCGGCGCCCGCGCCGCCCCCCGCAGAAAAGGCCGCCGCGCCCGCCGCCGCTGCGAAACCCGCACAGGCCCCGGCAAAAGACAGTCCCGCCCCGGAAAAACCGGCGGGCGAGGTGGTCCATGTCGTGGTGTCGGGGGACAACCCGTCGAAGATTGCGGCCAAATATGGGGTCACTGTGGACAACCTGCTGTCCTGGAACAACCTTAAGAAGTCTTCCCGGCTGAACATCGGCGACAAACTGGTCATCCGACAGCCGGGGAAAATGCCCGAGGCCCCAAAGACCGGCTCGTCCCGGCGCCGGTGACCGGCAGGGGTTCCGGCATCAAAACCACCAACCACCGGAGTATTCTCACCATGAAACGGATAGGCGTGATGACCAGCGGCGGCGACTCACCGGGGATGAACGCCGCCGTGCGCGCCGTGGTGCGCGCGGGCGTGGCAAACGGCCTGGAGGTCTTCGGCATAGAGCGCGGTTATCAGGGGATGATTGACGGGGACATCTTTCCCATGAACGCCCGCTCGGTGAGCGGCATCGTCAACCGTGGCGGCACCATTCTGAAGACCGCCCGCTGCAAAGCCTTCATGGAGCCGGAGGGCCGCGCCAGGGCCGCCGCGCAACTCGCGGAAAAGGGCATCGAGGGCATCGTGGTCATCGGCGGGGACGGCTCGTACAGGGGCGCGGAGGCGCTCCACGCCGAACACGGCATCCGCTGTGTGGGACTGCCCGGCACCATAGACAACGACATCGGCGGCACGCAGTACACCATCGGCTTTGACACGGCGCTGAACATCGCCATGGAGGCGCTCGACCGCATCCACGACACGGCGGAGTCGCATGACCGGGTCTTCTTCGTCGAGGTCATGGGGCGCCACAGCGGTTTTATCGCCATCATGAGCAGCATCGCGGGCGGCGCGGAGGAGGTGCTCACCCCGGAGGAGCCCACGGACCTGGAGGCGCTGGCCGCCCGGATGCGCGGCTGCCGCGAGCGCGGCAAAACCTCCATGATTGTCGTGGTCGCCGAGGGGGACGACGCGGGCAACGCCGTGGAAATCGCCCGGCGGATAGCCGATATCTCCGAGTTCAAAGACGCGCGCGCCACCGTCCTCGGGCATTTGCAGCGGGGCGGAAGCCCCACCGCCTTCGACCGCGTCCTCGCCAGCCGCATGGGTGTGCGCGCCGTGGAGGCGCTCATCGAGGGCCAAAGCGGCGTGATGGTCGGCATCGAGAACCAGCAGATGGTGGTGCGGCCCCTAAGCGACTCCTGGGCGCTCAAGTCCGCCTTCGATCCGGACCTGCTCCGCGTGAGCCGCATCCTCGGAACCTGAGCACAATGCCCTTTAACGGGTCACGGTCAGCACGCGCCGCGCGCCGTTTCCGGCGGGGGGAATAACCAGACGCACCGTGTCAGTGAAACGGCTCTCCGGCTCGAACCGGTGGCCCGGCCCGGCGGGTTCAATCTGAACTTTCCCGCCACGCCACGCATCGGGCAGGTGGACCAGGGTGGGCGCGGTGACCTCCGGGGACTCCGTCCACTCCAGAACAAAGGCGGCGTTGTCGCGCTCCAAGGAAATCCGCTCCGGCACGCCGCCCACGGCCACCGCCGAGGGACGGTCCAGCGACTCAAAATACGATGTGCCCGCCATGCCCTTGTGGTATTCCCAGTAGAAGTCGCCAACGGTGGAGCGGGTCAGCATCTCGCCCATCAGCCGGCCCGCGTCCCCGCAGTTCCGGTTGCCGTAGAAGGCCCCCCATTCCCCGATGAGCAGGGGCATGCCCATCCGTTTTGCCTCGGCCTCGCGGTTCCGCATCATCACGTTCAGCCGGTTCTCGCTGGGCGCATGGGCCAGGCTGGTGTCCACCGTGATGTCATAGAAATGGGGCATGTACGCCTGGAGCGGGTCGCGCATGCCCGCGGCGTCGGTCAGGGGCTCGACGGCGGAGGGCGTGCCCACGTTCGCCAGCACGCAGGGCTCCAGGAAGAAGATGCCCGCGGGATGAACCTCCCTCACCGCAGCATGCACCCGCCGGTACATGGGCATCATTTTCTCCCGCTCGAAGGCGTGCAGCGTCGGCGCAATGACCGAAAGGGCGTGCTCATGCCGTTTGGGCTCGTCCATGGCCCGGTTAAACCAGCCGGGGTAGGGCTCCTCCTTGAGGCTTGCAAAGAACTCCCCCGCCGACTTCGGCATGTCCGCGTCCATGAAAATGTCCGGAAATGCCCGCCACAGGTCCACCGCAACCCGGCGGATTTCCGAGCCGATGAACGGCTCGTTGAGGATGTCAAAACCGATCACCGTCGGGTCGTCCCGGTACCGCTCCGCCACATGCCGCCACGCCAGTGCGAATCGGTCCTGCAGGCCCACCCCGTCCGGGCCGGGCGCGTTCGCCCAGAAATTGTCAAAGGCCCGGTGGACCTTCGGACTGACAAAATACGCCGTGCTCCACGCGCCGCCGATGGTCTTGTGCGGCTGACCGTCGTCCAGCGTGGCCCAGTCCGGCATGCCGTTGCCCCCCGGCACGGCGAAACCCCACAGGTCTTGGTGCATGTCCAGAATCACATGCAGCCCCGCATCCCGCGCCCAGGCGATGCGCTCGTCCACCCCGCGCAGGTACTCCTCGTCATAGACCCCCGGTTTCGGCTCCACCGCGCCCCAGAAAATCATGTAGCGGATGGCCGTCATCCCCCATCGCCGCAGGTTGTGGTAGTCCTCCGGCGTCTGCCAGGAGAGGTGCCCGTCCCGCTGCGACTTGCTGCCCACGTTCATCCCCCGCAGGATGACCGTGCGGCCCGCATCGTCCACAATCCGGTCCCCGGAAACGGAAAGCCGTCCCGGAAGCTCCGCCGACAACGGCGCCATGCAACACAGGACGGCAACAACACAAAACACGTGCAGACAGGTCTTGGACATCAGGAGCGCTCCTCTGTCCGGCCCTTCGCCGGCTCAGTCAGTTGGACTGGCCGGAAGCGCTTCCGGTTTTCAGGTGAATATGCTTGAAGAGACTGCCTACGGGCAGTTTAGATGAGGGGCTGCCATACGGCGCGCTTTTTATAAGGGGACTGCCTACGGCGCGGCCCATGGCCAAGGCTCGGAGAATATGCCCGCATCCGCACCGTTGGCTGTACTGGAAAGACCGGTCCCTGGGAACGCCAATCTCCTGATTGGCTCTTTCAAAAATGCCAATCGGGAGATTGGCGT
This region of Candidatus Hydrogenedentota bacterium genomic DNA includes:
- a CDS encoding LysM peptidoglycan-binding domain-containing protein — encoded protein: MSVTLLLAMALCAVGGVEVTVAPDQPLPFVYVDDPLIIELVSAEEAVARVKLRLQATHRSDAAEITLGDALLPAGAPRWLAVKDDPHGRGAYTAEISLEIQGEIEKHTARYCRIDRPAAQRLLPLYAAVAGEADDRLLLALKSAGIRCIRLDAAHPDFAGAVSRAVAAGLSVVAGLSADAVPETVRETVKSLPEQHCARLLRWEIQYTGDNQAFAALLGAVKQGACPAPAAVVVPRPALFAQFLTGHPGTPLRQCVLAAEGAPDPAAVGEMRREAFRHGMDGWAFHAWWRPRNGEDASGGAMAARFFMLLRAGTGQFGVDAARITAGGELLEPAAWVNGLAVRLDGVAYAGDLPLTGGVRAPLFRRNEKWTLALWGEGGAAKADIPLEGAAGVEWSDALGNPMPAPDPPSLTAESAPVYITGTGGVLPGRAATALANSLAGAFLGNDEYKTLTLNGLREVVTAIHAETGGASGRARFLDLLRLLPKVEELRQNGQAPAHTALPALHDLAALARALCLVEDDRGELFLEPLNDIIARCEELQSLYLTGTTAHDDGPTRGEWLLSEVRRLVDEAEALEQAGRRVEASAVAMLAEAWAQGLVVASKAPAAAPPALAPAAAPAPPPAEKAAAPAAAAKPAQAPAKDSPAPEKPAGEVVHVVVSGDNPSKIAAKYGVTVDNLLSWNNLKKSSRLNIGDKLVIRQPGKMPEAPKTGSSRRR
- the pfkA gene encoding 6-phosphofructokinase, coding for MKRIGVMTSGGDSPGMNAAVRAVVRAGVANGLEVFGIERGYQGMIDGDIFPMNARSVSGIVNRGGTILKTARCKAFMEPEGRARAAAQLAEKGIEGIVVIGGDGSYRGAEALHAEHGIRCVGLPGTIDNDIGGTQYTIGFDTALNIAMEALDRIHDTAESHDRVFFVEVMGRHSGFIAIMSSIAGGAEEVLTPEEPTDLEALAARMRGCRERGKTSMIVVVAEGDDAGNAVEIARRIADISEFKDARATVLGHLQRGGSPTAFDRVLASRMGVRAVEALIEGQSGVMVGIENQQMVVRPLSDSWALKSAFDPDLLRVSRILGT
- a CDS encoding cellulase family glycosylhydrolase, with protein sequence MSKTCLHVFCVVAVLCCMAPLSAELPGRLSVSGDRIVDDAGRTVILRGMNVGSKSQRDGHLSWQTPEDYHNLRRWGMTAIRYMIFWGAVEPKPGVYDEEYLRGVDERIAWARDAGLHVILDMHQDLWGFAVPGGNGMPDWATLDDGQPHKTIGGAWSTAYFVSPKVHRAFDNFWANAPGPDGVGLQDRFALAWRHVAERYRDDPTVIGFDILNEPFIGSEIRRVAVDLWRAFPDIFMDADMPKSAGEFFASLKEEPYPGWFNRAMDEPKRHEHALSVIAPTLHAFEREKMMPMYRRVHAAVREVHPAGIFFLEPCVLANVGTPSAVEPLTDAAGMRDPLQAYMPHFYDITVDTSLAHAPSENRLNVMMRNREAEAKRMGMPLLIGEWGAFYGNRNCGDAGRLMGEMLTRSTVGDFYWEYHKGMAGTSYFESLDRPSAVAVGGVPERISLERDNAAFVLEWTESPEVTAPTLVHLPDAWRGGKVQIEPAGPGHRFEPESRFTDTVRLVIPPAGNGARRVLTVTR